A window of the Catharus ustulatus isolate bCatUst1 chromosome 23, bCatUst1.pri.v2, whole genome shotgun sequence genome harbors these coding sequences:
- the GPR179 gene encoding probable G-protein coupled receptor 179 isoform X5 produces MLFQTNDIREASVAEDVEWYQALVRSLAEGHPWVRRAVLALDAHPLAPKPRLMLQATKGDGQILLQDVSNAAPSLGNLSWDNEWFNALKAQRVPALRKRVLSNDLRSLETPKWQRGDSYVGDPGHVRWSPPFLECREGQFLPTWVVTLSSAFYGLKPDLSPEFKGVVRVDVELRDVAIDQCSSGPGWFSDTHRCDLNSTQCVPQESRGFVLGRYLCRCKPGFYGAGGAASSAWAGAAGTDGGSRLRCRPCRPGCATCEDDTPCLIQEDQALRAAVLACQACCMLAIFLSMLVSYHFRRSKRIRTSGIILLETILFGSLLLYFPVFILYFKPSIFRCIVLRWVRMLGFAIVYGTITLKLYRVLKVFLSRSAQRAPYVSSGRVLRMLAPILLLVLWFLAAWTIGMLENSHKNIPLVIRAQTNRGLHFSICGHDCWDYMMVIAEMLFLLWGSFLCYATRAVPSAFHEPRYMGIALHNELMVSAAFHVVRFLIVPSLHPDWTLLLFFAHTHGTITMTLALLFIPKFLHTGSPLREEITAEVYEDELDMRRSGSCMNSSIASAWSEHSLDPDDIREELKKLYRQLEVHKTWRMASNNPHLGKKRSSRRSFGRSILRRSGAELAESASRRSSSAKRLVDSGGNSVRMRDESSRRSSSAKRLVDTAGSSVRMRDGSSRRRSSALRKSRSSEGPPRDAQRTPSPPEGARQAGMDLEQSDSDSLDAAPLLCKSASAQNLAGHWRRAPGRAPPLQKSHSVVAGAREVALLAARREQWHGSRHLSAPAPRVPRDTATPQSPGDKGAQEDVAPLGDAKGHKHVTYGPVKSVSVDSAHPPKRVRVTVKKIPPPPPVRYQSLQRSGTLGEGSEPPPGTPARMGEAEGTAGDKAEGTAGDKAEGTAGDEAESASPPAGKGRMVTPSASSAHVCPWELVQEEILSRKQKAAEAAEGGSAGDTAATSPGPKSPPKKSFRSLGLAIKALNRSRGKGILKGKSEGSLRKRGSSRRDKSGLAETSAVSLGGLSPAPAAKSPERSGQSLPLQHNNNAAIPGEAADWGDSGAGGQWDSLALGTALGDKVTEEPSAARGDAGAAEAPEPPSEGHQGAAGPAEVAEPQEGDEDVAGVTAEEGTLEQLEGTSRSFQEEERPPAKPTPSSVRGEVGPHGIAAARGALLRQEAIAAREDGGIPESPDKALEKGRSQPEPERGPGRSWSGAGSEISAAGTRGDSSSKAGIYPGKGGSEGDSQRSAGMEKPPEVPRVAPQQAEGRRAEVCPWESREQGRSVRAEICPWDTEQDGQGAPKSERGEQPGMGLAGKPPALPKPSSQRAGTTESRKNICPWEVEGEPQPKIEICPWEGAAAPSGKERVRQDTWGTSKGEEKVGSRAPEKGKEPPAKSLPKSPAGKAQSSERAEICPWEAQDSKSSDKAEICPWEAQDSKPSDKAEICPWEAQDSKSSDKAEICPWEAQDSKSSDKAEICPWEAQKSKSSDKAEICPWEVAEPQLEKGTAPGKERMPGKEEIKALEKGSRERESICPWESPDMEQPLDKPKTESSELPKSPSGKSKSSESLKAEICPWESQDLKSSDKAEICPWESQDYKSSDKAEICPWEVAAPQMEKGREPGKGKFPGKEETKALEKGSRERESICPWESPDTEQPLAKAQTGSSELPKESSRKSQSMESLKAEICPWEAESNDKAEICPWEVAEPQMERGTGPGKGKQPGKEETKALEKRSRERESICSWESPDTEQPQAQSRTGSSELPKSPSEKSQSSESLRAEICPWESQDLESIDRAEICPWETQDLKPKDKAEIVSWESQDSKSSDRAEMCLWDVVAHQLEKSATPDLKRPPHKQGSKALQRGSRERESISPWDSPDPEKRPGRAHTGSSELPKSPSAKSQSSESLRAEICPWESQDLESIDRAEICPWEGAAPQMETGTATPKERLPGKEASRALEKTSRERESICPWETPDTEQPLDKTKTGSSELPKSPSGKSQSSEKAEICPWEVESSDKSEICPWEGAEPQLVKGKEKLPAREASKTLEKRSRDQESIHPWESLATEEPSLKTTEGKEPSKKSDSTDSRKSEICPWEAAEPLGSEGEISQPGVQPQGAHRASPAVSPTFVEKSRGRSHGETGHKPLCRLQPSIQHPGLGSSSSPSTGLAELCPWEAPSAPAKASLDSRRSSEVCPGQEESTEPSRTGPGHGRAGGSPREGGGV; encoded by the exons ATGCTCTTCCAGACCAACGACATCCGCGAGGCCAGCGTGGCCGAGGACGTGGAGTGGTACCAGGCGCTGGTGCGCAGCCTGGCCGAGGGGCACCCGTGGGTGCGCAGGGCGGTGCTGGCCCTCGACGCCCACCCGCTGGCCCCCAAGCCACGGCTGATGCTGCAGGCCACCAAAGGGGACGGCCAGATCTTGCTGCAGGACGTTTCCAACGCCGCTCCCAGCCTGGGCAACCTCAGCTGGGACAACGAGTGGTTCAACGCGCTGAAGGCGCAGCGGGTGCCGGCGCTCCGCAAGCGGGTGCTCAGCAATGACCTGCGCAGCCTGGAGACCCCCAAGTGGCAGCGAGGGGACAGCTACGTGGGCGACCCGGGCCACGTGCGCTGGTCCCCGCCGTTCCTGGAGTGCCGCGAGGGTCAGTTCTTGCCCACCTGGGTGGTCACGCTCTCCTCCGCCTTCTACGGGCTCAAGCCGGATCTCAGCCCCGAGTTCAA GGGGGTCGTGCGGGTGGACGTGGAGCTGCGGGATGTGGCCATCGACCAATGCTCCAGCGGGCCGGGCTGGTTCTCGGACACGCATCGCTGTGACCTCAACAGCACCCAG TGTGTCCCCCAGGAGAGCCGCGGCTTCGTGCTCGGGAGGTACCTGTGCAGGTGCAAGCCGGGCTTCTATGGGGCCGGCGGagcggccagcagtgcctgggcag gtgcgGCGGGCACGGACGGGGGGTCCCGGCTGCGGTGCCGCCCGTGCCGCCCGGGCTGTGCCACGTGTGAGGATGACACTCCGTGCCTGATCCAGGAGGACCAGGCGCTGCGGGCGGCGGTGCTGGCGTGCCAGGCGTGCTGCATGCTGGCCATCTTCCTCAGCATGCTCGTGTCCTACCACTTCCGACGGAGCAAG aggaTCCGGACATCAGGAATTATCCTGCTGGAGACCATCCTCTTCGGCTCCCTCCTCCTCTACTTCCCC gtgttCATCCTGTACTTCAAGCCCAGCATCTTCCGCTGCATCGTGCTGCGCTGGGTGAGGATGCTCGGCTTCGCCATCGTCTACGGCACCATCACCCTCAAGCTCTACAG GGTGCTGAAGGTGTTCCTGTCGCGCTCGGCCCAGCGCGCTCCCTACGTGTCGAGCGGGCGCGTGCTGCGCATGCTGGCGcccatcctgctcctggtgctctggTTCCTGGCAGCCTGGACCATCGGCATGCTGGAGAACTCCCACAAGAACATCCCGCTGGTCATCCGCGCCCAGACCAACCGCGGCCTCCACTTCTCCATCTGCGGCCACGACTGCTGGGATTACATGATGGTCATCG ccgagatgctgttcctgctgtgggGCAGCTTCCTGTGCTACGCCACGCGCGCCGTGCCCTCGGCATTCCACGAGCCCCGCTACATGGGCATCGCCCTCCACAACGAGCTCATGGTCTCTGCTGCCTTCCACGTGGTCAG gtTCCTGATTGTCCCCTCGCTGCATCCGGACTGGACACTGCTGCTCTTCTTCGCTCACACCCACGGCACCATCACCATGACCCTGGCCCTGCTCTTCATCCCCAAG TTCCTGCACACGGGCTCGCCGCTGCGGGAGGAGATCACGGCCGAGGTGTACGAGGACGAGCTGGACATGCGGCGCTCGGGCTCCTGCATGAACAGCAGCATCGCGTCCGCCTGGAGCGAGCACAGTCTCGACCCCGATGACATTCGG gaggagctgaagaagCTTTACCGGCAGCTGGAGGTGCACAAGACGTGGAGGATGGCGAGCAACAACCCGCACCTGGGCAAGAAGCGCAGCTCCCGCCGCAGCTTCGGCCGCTCCATCCTGCGCCGCAGCGGGGCCGAGCTGGCCGAGAGCGCGTCCCGCCGCAGCTCCTCGGCCAAACGCCTCGTGGATAGCGGGGGGAACAGCGTGAGGATGCGGGATGAGAGCTCCCGGCGCAGCTCCTCGGCCAAACGCCTCGTGGATACCGCGGGGAGCAGCGTGAGGATGCGGGATGGGAGCTCCCGGCGCCGCTCCTCAGCCCTGCGCAAATCCCGCAGCTCCGAGGGACCCCCGAGGGACGCTCAGCGCACCCCCAGCCCGCCCGAGGGGGCtcggcaggcggggatggacCTGGAACAATCCGACAGCGACTCGCTGGATGCTGCCCCGCTCCTGTGCAAATCGGCCAGCGCTCAAAACCTGGCGGGGCACTGGCGGAGAGCCCCGGGCCGCGCCCCGCCCTTGCAGAAGTCGCACAGCGTTGTCGCCGGGGCGAGGGAAGTGGCGCTGCTGGCGGCCCGAAGGGAGCAGTGGCACGGCAGCCGCCACCTGTCCGCGCCGGCCCCGAGGGTCCCCAGGGACACGGCGACACCGCAGAGCCCCGGCGACAAGGGAGCGCAGGAGGATGTGGCCCCGCTGGGCGATGCCAAGGGACACAAACATGTCACCTACGGGCCCGTCAAGAGTGTCAGCGTTGACAGCGCCCACCCGCCCAAAAGGGTGAGGGTGACCGTGAAGAAAATCCCCCCTCCGCCCCCCGTTCGCTACCAGAGCCTGCAGCGCTCGGGGACGCTCGGGGAGGGCTCGGAGCCACCGCCGGGGACCCCGGCACGGATGGGAGAGgcggaggggacagcaggggacaaggcggaggggacagcaggggacaaggcggaggggacagcaggggacgAGGCGGAGAGTGCGTCCCCCCcggcagggaagggcaggatgGTGACCCCGAGCGCCAGCTCGGCTCACGTCTGTCCCTGGGAGCTGGTCCAGGAGGAGATCCTGAGCAGGAAACAAAAAGCGGCCgaggcagcagagggagggagcgCCGGTGACACAGCGGCCACCAGCCCCGGCCCCAAGTCGCCCCCCAAGAAGAGTTTTCGGAGCCTGGGACTCGCCATCAAAGCCCTGAACCGCTCCAGGGGGAAGGGGATCCTGAAAGGGAAAAGCGAGGGGAGCCTCAGGAagagggggagcagcaggagggacaagTCCGGGCTGGCAGAGACCTCGGCCGTGTCCCTcggggggctcagcccagcccccgCTGCCAAAAGCCCCGAGAGGAGCGGGCAGAGCCTCCCCCTCCAGCACAACAACAACGCCGCCATCCCCGGGGAAGCCGCGGActggggggacagcggggcagGAGGACAATGggacagcctggccctggggacagcccttgGGGACAAAGTGACAGAGGAGCCCAGCGCTGCCCGAGGGGACGCGGGGGCTGCGGAGGCTCCGGAGCCACCCAGCGAAGGCCACCAAGGAGCTGCAGGTCCCGCGGAGGTGGCAGAGCCACAGGAAGGGGACGAGGACGTCGCTGGGGTCACAGCGGAGGAAGGGACACTGGAACAGCTCGAGGGGACCAGCAGGTCCttccaggaggaggagaggccGCCTGCAAAGCCCACCCCGAGCAGCGTGCGGGGCGAGGTTGGTCCGCACGGAATTGCGGCTGCAAGGGGAGCCCTGCTGCGCCAGGAGGCGATCGCTGCCCGGGAGGATGGGGGGATCCCAGAGAGCCCGGACAAGGCGCTGGAAAAGGGGAGAAGCCAGCCCGAGCCCGAGCGGGgccctgggaggagctggagcggAGCTGGGAGCGAGATCAGTGCTGCGGGAACGCGGGGAGATTCCAGCTCCAAAGCTGGAATTTATCCTGGGAAGGGGGGTAGTGAGGGGGATTCTCAGCGTTCTGCGGGCATGGAAAAACCACCGGAGGTGCCGAGAGTGGCCCCGCAGCAAGCggagggcaggagggctgaGGTGTGCCCGTGGGAGAGCCGGGAACAGGGAAGGAGTGTCCGAGCAGAAATCTGtccctgggacacagagcaggacGGGCAGGGAGCCCCCAAATCTGAACgtggggagcagcctgggatggggctCGCAGGAaaacccccagctctgcccaaacCTTCATCCCAGCGGGCTGGAACTACGGAGAGCAGAAAGAACATCTGTCCCTGGGAGGTGGAGGGGGAGCCACAGCCGAAAATCGAGATCTGCccctgggaaggggctgcagctccatcGGGGAAGGAGAGGGTGAGGCAGGACACGTGGGGCACTTccaaaggggaagaaaaagtgGGATCCAgagcaccagaaaaaggaaaggagccCCCAGCCAAATCCCTGCCCAAATCGCCTGCAGGGAAAGCCCAGAGCTCGGAGAGGGCAGAGATCTGTCCATGGGAGGCTCAGGATTCCAAATCCAGTGATAAAGCTGAGATCTGTCCTTGGGAGGCTCAGGATTCTAAACCCAGTGATAAAGCTGAGATCTGTCCTTGGGAGGCTCAGGATTCCAAATCCAGTGATAAAGCTGAGATCTGTCCTTGGGAGGCTCAGGATTCTAAATCCAGTGATAAAGCTGAGATCTGTCCATGGGAGGCTCAGAAATCAAAATCCAGTGATAAAGCTGAGATCTGTCCTTGGGAAGTGGCTGAGCCTCAGCTGGAGAAAGGAACAGCCCCAGGAAAGGAGAGAATGCCAGGAAAGGAAGAGATCAAagctctggagaagggaagcagagaaaggGAATCCATCTGTCCTTGGGAGAGCCCAGACATGGAACAGCCTCTGGATAAACCCAAAactgagagctcagagctgcccaaaTCTCCTTCAGGGAAATCAAAGAGCTCTGAGAGCCTAAAGGCAGAGATCTGTCCCTGGGAGTCTCAGGATCTTAAATCCAGTGATAAAGCTGAAATCTGTCCTTGGGAGTCTCAGGATTATAAATCCAGTGACAAAGCTGAAATCTGTCCCTGGGAGGTGGCTGCACCTCagatggagaagggaagagaaccTGGAAAAGGcaaattcccaggaaaagaaGAGACCAAAGCTCTGGAGaaggggagcagagagagagaatcCATCTGTCCTTGGGAGAGcccagacacagagcagccttTGGCTAAAGCCCAGactgggagctcagagctgcccaaaGAATCTTCAAGGAAATCACAGAGCATGGAGAGCCTGAAGGCAGAGATCTGTCCGTGGGAGGCTGAATCCAATGATAAAGCTGAAATCTGTCCCTGGGAGGTGGCTGAACCTCAGATGGAGAGGGGAACAGGacctggaaagggaaaacaaccAGGAAAAGAAGAGACCAAAGCtctggagaagaggagcagagaaagggaatCCATCTGTTCTTGGGAGAGcccagacacagagcagccccaggcccaATCCCGAactgggagctcagagctgcccaaaTCCCCTTCAGAGAAatcccagagctcagagagCCTGAGAGCAGAGATCTGTCCCTGGGAGTCTCAGGATCTTGAATCCATTGACAGAGCTGAAATCTGTCCCTGGGAGACACAGGATCTTAAACCCAAGGATAAAGCTGAAATTGTTTCCTGGGAGTCTCAGGACTCCAAATCCAGTGACAGAGCTGAAATGTGTCTCTGGGATGTGGTTGCACATCAGCTGGAAAAATCAGCAACCCCAGATCTGAAGAGGCCCCCACACAAACAGGGCTccaaagctctgcagagggggagcagagagagggaatCGATCTCTCCTTGGGACAGCCCAGACCCAGAGAAGCGCCCGGGCAGGGCCCACactgggagctcagagctgcccaaaTCTCCTTCAGCAaaatcccagagctctgagagCCTGAGGGCAGAG ATCTGTCCCTGGGAGTCTCAGGATCTTGAATCCATTGATAGAGCTGAAATCTGtccctgggaaggggctgcaccTCAGATGGAGACAGGAACAGCCACCCCTAAGGAGAGACTCCCAGGAAAAGAAGCCTCCAGAGCTCTGGAGAAGACGAGCAGAGAGAGGGAATCAATCTGTCCTTGGGAGACCCCAGACACGGAGCAGCCTCTGGATAAAACCAAAACAGGGAGCTCAGAACTGCCCAAATCTCCTTCAGGGAAATCCCAGAGCTCAGAGAAGGCAGAGATCTGTCCCTGGGAGGTTGAATCCAGTGATAAATCTGAGATCTGTCCCTGGGAGGGGGCTGAACCTCAGCTggtgaaaggaaaggagaaactCCCTGCAAGAGAAGCCTCCAAAactctggagaaaaggagcagagaCCAAGAGTCCATCCATCCTTGGGAGAGCCTGGCCACAGAGGAGCCATCCCTGAAAACCACGGAGGGGAAGGAGCCATCCAAGAAATCGGACAGCACCGACAGcaggaaatctgaaatttgcccctgggaagcagcagagcccctTGGGTCAGAGGGGGAAATCTCCCAGCCAGGTGTGCAGCCACAGGGAGCCCACAGAGCCTCCCCTGCTGTGTCTCCAACATTTGTGGAAAAATCCAGGGGCAGATCCCACGGGGAAACCGGGCACAAGCCCCTGTGCCggctccagcccagcatccagcacccagggctgggcagcagctccagccccagcactggccTGGCTGAGCTCTGTCCTTGGGAagctccatcagctcctgccaaggccagcttggacagcaggagaAGCTCTGAGGTGTGTCcggggcaggaggagagcacGGAACCCTCCCGGACCGGCCCCGGGcacggcagggctggggggagcccCCGGGAGGGGGGTGGGGTGTGA